Part of the Mangifera indica cultivar Alphonso chromosome 4, CATAS_Mindica_2.1, whole genome shotgun sequence genome, TGTCGTCTGTCAAATTGATGAGTGAAATTAACTTCCCATAATGTTGTGGTTTATTTGTGTCCCACttgaactttgatgaaacaattatTATACTATActattaaagtttgaaaaattttaattttatttcttgctATTCACTTTCATTAATAATGTTTCATTCTTAAATACTTATTCTACactttacattaaaatttcaaaaccacctttaatatttaatacaaatagcaaattattaataatttaaaaacttctcatttaaactattaaaaaataacaagactctgatcaatttaaaaattattaattcaacccttaattttagaaatttataatcattgataagaaaacaattaaattgatCATGGTAGAAAGAAGGTTGTCCTCAACAGAGATAAAAGAGACATGATCACAACAAATAGAGGAAGAAAAGGTAGGCATaatcactaaatataataaaattcaaatgatTAATGCACGATAGGAAAATTGAGATGAAACATGGTCTTCAATAACAACAAGAGAGATATCAACATTGTTAAAAACTAATATGACTTTTTTGTGATCGATTGAGATCAGATTGACAAGAAAAGAGACAACTATGACTAGAAGAGACAAATAAGAGGGGAAAAgacaaacataaacaataaagtaaaaaatagaaaataaaaagagtaaaagataaaaaataaaataaagagaataaggaggaaaagagagaaaaaaaaataaggaaaaaaattgaattatttatgcAAAATGATCATTCTAGCCTTCtacttaacaaatttaacaaggAAAATGGATGATGggtgaaaattgaaattttcaaacttgaaggATGGGAAGTTAATTCATCAAAAGTAGGGTGAGAcataattattttgcttttattaaaagttaaaataaataagccAAAGGATgataatttcccacccaaggtttaatgaaaagacaaattctcaccaattaacttttaaaaactcaaatatccacctattTATTGTTAtgaatagggataaaattgttatttaattaaaaatactaaaaaaataaaatactatcacatttttcctctactcaaggtttaaaaaaatgcCATTTTCTCCTTAGGGTTTCATTCCTCCTCCGACGACATTCTTCGGCTGACCTTCTGTTTATCGGTGCTCCCTCTAGCCTCCATGATGAAGATGCCTTCATGAAAAGGGCACGAAGATGACAATTGAAAGCGACATTGTCGAAGATCCGTCGCATAATGGATCGTTTGGAAGTAACATCTAACACCAACAATCTTTGACTAAGATTTAGAGTTTTAGACCAGGAGGAAGAGAGAAGTTGGAAGGAAAAGAGAACACAATCAGAGACGACAAACTCCATTATCTCTGGTGATAGTTTTAAAACCCTAgggaaaaaatgtgatttttcaaatccTCATTGAAGGAAATCAGATTTATAAACTTAGggggaaataaattattttttattttttataaaatgataattttatccctattcataacaataaataagtgggtatttgagtttttaaaagttaattagtGAGAATTTATCCTttcattaaactttgggtgggaaattgtcctttggccaataaatAATGCAGTTGAGTTGTGGAGTGTCTGGCGGATAGTGAAGAAGCCACCAAGTTTTTTCATACATTTAAGAGCCTGTGTTTTGATTAATGCCAAGCACGAGAAAAGACAGAGAAGcctaaaccaaacacaaaaTTTCACAATATATCAAACGAAATCACCACGCCATCTCTCCCAATTCCTTACGTTTTGGTACTTCCTCTTTTGGATAATTTTGCATTTCGCCCGATTCTAAGTATGTGTTAAATGTAGGACTGGATTCGAGCGAGTCAAGACatgaattaatttgagtttgatttaaatcttaaatgactaatttaaacttatttaaacaGGTCAAAAATGTCGTTAGATGTTGTTTacatataaatagtattattaacaaaataaatattattgtatgaAGAGATATAAGCCAAACAATAGTCAAATTAAGGCTCCAAatcgaatttgatttgaatctagcCAAACACACTAATATAATCCAGCCCTAGTTAATTGGGTTTCATTATATTATGTTTGAATGTAAACAAGGGATTCCACAGATCCAAAATATGATGTTTTAGAGGCATCATGTGACTTGaaactgaagaaaaaataattagtttaggTTACAACATGAAAGAAGACAGGAGATATTGTGGGCACAACCACTAATAAAAGAGTAGTGGTTGTGACATTGAAGAATGCCACAATACTGCATAGCCAGTAATCTCTATCCTCACAACATCACCGTTGATTAAATCATTCAGTtttcaacatatataaatttttctgTCAAAGTGTTTGGGTATCACCCATGTGGAAATTGGAATCCAATGGTGAGCTTCTGACAGATCATACAAATAAACAACTCTCCGAAATCTCCATGCATGACATATATTTTAAGCTATTCTTGCTGTGACTAGTCGTACTTGGTGGACAGgcaaaaaatcacaaattcatATGCATTAGATTGGGAAGCTGTTGTTCTTGATTATTAATAATGCCCAACAAATGGAATCAACATGTATCATGTTTGTGCTTTCTTGCTGATAATGAGGAGGAAATACATGAGGTGGGTCACTTGCTTGGCACTTGTGTTCATGATATGTACAAAACTTGCAATAGCAATAGCAAGCACAGCTGTGTTGATCAATAATGAAAGCAAAAAAGGATTGGATTTTCATGTATGGAAGTTTATGTTGTTTCTGATTTCAATGAAGGGTTTTGCTTTATTTATGTAAATGACATGATTTTGAGCAGCTTGTGGCTGCGGTAAGGCTGATAGAGGGATGTTAAcctattgattttgttaatttgaacgTGGAAATGGTGACTCATATCAGCCTTACAAGATCAAAGATTAAGTATTACGAAAAGGACTCTTTATTGTTGTCACATTTCATGGCTTTCATCAGTCAATTATTTTCTCTGTAAGTTATGTttctatatttcatttttttcttaagataTCCATGACTTGAAAATCAAGTCACATAATAGTTTTTACCTACtaaattattgaagaagaatTCATTAACAAGTCTCCATAACTTTGGCTTAATTTTGcacaaatttgtttttcaatttcatgTAAGTATACTCTAACTAAAATGAGTTAGTGAAGAAGgcctaattttataattagaatcacAAATTCATTCATTAgcgatataaaatattataaactttGTAAcacttttaaacaaatttagtatcgataaaatacataaaaatgtcaaatatatataaatatttcacgTCTTTGGatgatattaaaacaaaattagttaaataatctGTAAACTTCTAACCCATAAAGACTTTCAAAGCGAATATGAgacattatctattttaaatctATACTAACACAAGTTTAGTTTTGGATTTTATGCCATTGTCTTTTAAcctaatacatatatatttagttGTGAGACCTAACCTTTTGGATTGTAATATTTAGGTTCTCGACCCTTACACAACACGAAATATTTCTCATTTTCCACAATGAATTTAGATGAGAAGTGTTGTGTTGGGCCACCCCATATGCTAGTGCTAACTGAAAATGTTTTTGTCACTTGTAATTCAATGTGATTGGCCAAGGTTTAGTACATTTGATATAAAACCTAATAAGGATAGGATAATGTAACTAGCAAGAAATGAACTTACTGAAATCCCAATTGAGGACCAATTTTGTGGAGATGCAACAAGGCACGTGATGATGCTTAGAGAGAAGACGAAGAGCATGTTCTTGATTATTTCCAATCATGGGATGGACATGTTTATGGTGATaagcaagaagaaagaaataatggAGTGGGCCAATTTGAATGGCACTTTTTGATACACAAAGGTGGTCCCCTCATTTTAATGGCTCACATGTagtgaaatataattattgaacaAAGAACTAGCTATAAAATTTCTAAGCAAATTTCATATTgacaaaacaagaaagaaatgCTGAATAGATATATGCATCCTATACCACTTGAGATTGAAAGACAAAGATTCGTTAAATAGTTCTTGAACTTTTACGCTGTCAATATGCATTCAAAGGTTACACTATTAGAGGACAAGAGAAGAAAActacaaaaaatttgaaaggggAGTGTTTTGAATTGAGGAAGCAATGGCCATGTTTCTTTCATGTGAGTACCGTCTGGTTGccatgtgtatttaattttgtagCGTTTTCACTCAAATCACAATCCCATCTTCTAATTAATCTTTAAAGAGATGTGGCTAGCTTCTGCTGCCCTTCATCTTCGTACCATGgtcaaattgaattattcaaaatacaacaaaaaagGAGGCTGATAAAGTGAAGCATTTGCCATTTCAAGGAAGGTTTTGAACCATAAGGCTGAGTTTTTGAACAGAATCCTCTCAAATCAATTccttttcttaaaatttgaacAAGAGTTAGAGCTTGTATTCATTTTAGATTGAAAGTTTTCTGGTTATAATTTGGATGACAGCACTGACTTGATAGCTTTCAACGTATATGAGAGAACAAGtcctggaaaagaaaaaaattaaggaaataCCAAATTCTATGAGTAGCTAGTAATATCTGAAATCTAGAGCTTTGGAGGCAGCCCTGTGACACTTATTTGTTTCATATTAGGCACCATCCATGTAAGCACTGTTGTCCCAATGTTTTCCTTTTCAATATCCTGTAATCAATCAGGATCCAATTTTACCTTATTAAATCTATTGGTTAACTGTTTCTTCTTGTTATGAAATTTTAGTGAAACTTGATTGTATGGAAGCTTGCATTATGTTTAAATGGTGAGCATATAAATTAACCTGGTAAGTCTCTCTGTAAAGCTTGAGAGCTGCAGCTTGACAAAGAAGTAAATGGACTGCAACATATGGTTCTGTGGCCAAGTTCCTAACCTGGCTATCCATTTGAATTTAGAACCGAACAAATTTAGTTCATGAAATGCCACCCAATTCTTAGCACAGATCACCAAATTCCTTGAGGCAGAAGTTTGTAAAGTTGCTGAAATTAAGGCTGGATTCTATCCAGGCAAAGCCCAAAAAAACCCAACTCAAAATCAGTTcgaattcaaaataattagcCCGACATTGACGTGGATTATGATCCCCAGTTTTATCTGCCACAAAATTATTCTTAAGAACAGCGACTTAGTCACCTACCAGTGACATAACCAACCTGAAAAATGACATAATCAATTACAAAAACCTGGACGTATCCTAATGAAAGTATCCCATAAGCTTGGTCCTTTGCCATCCATATAAGCTGCTCCTTCATGCTACTAACAAATTATATGTGAGCACACCAGGTATGTAGGCTCTTAATGGTTTAAGAGTTGATAGGGTATTTAACCAGTCTTCTATATTCATCCCTCCATGGATATCCATCATCTTAAGGAGCTGCACATGCTCATCCAATAACCCATATGTTCttcaaataatctaaaatgTAAATAATGCATGTGTTAACTATTCAGTCAGTTCATTCTAATAAGcatttctaattaaaatcatGGAACATCACTGATCGGAGTACAATAAAGAAGCTGTGTTTGTGGAAACGTTAGCTTCCTTTTGAAGAAAGTTTTTGAACCATAAACCAGAGTTTTTGAGTTGTCTTTTCAGGCCGTTTTTGAAGTCAACATAAGTAATTCCAAACCGATAAGTATAACCAGAATCCCACTCGAAGTTATCCAGAAAGGACCACACATAATATCCTCTCACATCAACTCCATCCCTGCATTTATACAAGTAAAAGTCATATCAATTATCCCGGGTTAATATATCTGCTCCAATTAATTGAATGAACAGGCGTGCTCACTTGATGGCCTTTAAGAGAAATGAAAGATGTAAACAATAGTATTTTATCCGCAAAGTATCATTAATGGCTTTGTAAACTGGCCATGAACTGCTATTTGCATCGGCCATTCCTGAAATTATAAACCAATTATAGTAATTTACAATATGAACAGAGTATAACATCTTGGTCCAACCCTCTATTAAGATCTTGTTCATTTTGGACACAACAATCTTGATAGTGGACTGTGACCAGAATGTTACAGAAAGAACAATATTTGAATAACAACTTGTATAAGTAGTAGAATAATTTTACCATTCTCAGTAATGTAAATATAAGGAGGGTcgtattttttctttatatgtacCAAGACTTCCCGAATGCCCTCTGGGTATATGTAAAGCCAGCTACTAGAAGTCTGCAAAATTGACCATATCTTTGATGTTTATAATTCAACATTACACAGTTATCTTGAACAATGATGTGTTGTGTGTGAGGCAGAGAGACAAGAAACACAGGATTTTACCGGTTCACCTATGGGAATCCCATTTTTCTCATCTGTGACAGCAGATAACATGTAGCATTAATGAAagtatgatattaaaaaatgcaaaatCTTCAGAATTGTTAGCATACACGTGAGATTAACTCGGCTGTCCGTGGTATAACTTGGCTGGCTGCTATTATAGGATGTTACATCTTCTGCATAATATGATGTATAGTAATTTACTGCAACAAAATCAATGGAACCTTTCACCAGCTCAGACTCTGATTTTGTGAATTTGGGCAGTCGATCACCTGCCAAAACTTGCATACACTCTGGGTAAGTTCCATACGTGATGGGATGAAGAAACCTGCAATTATTTAGCTTATAGTTAGTATAAACAATGAAATTAAGGTCAAGAGGAAACTTGAAGTCATCAAACTCACCATCCAATAAAAAAGTCAAAGGATCTAGAGGCAGCCTTCTTACAAGAAGCTGTTTGGAATTTAGGCACTGTCCACCATGTATAAACTGTAATTCCAATCACGCCCTGCTGACTTGCCTGCCAAACATTacattgttaatttaattatgtataacCCTCTTAGATGTTGTGTATGAATGAGTATCCTGttacaatatatatgagttcgTGTATTTGTTAATACCAATGCATACAAACCTGATAGTTTTTCTTATACAAATCGACAGCTGTTGCATGACATAGAAGGAGGTGATGAGCCACCAGATAAGGTTCGGTAGCAGAGTTTCCTTCTGGGCAGCTGCCAATGTAGTTTGAACATCGACCAGGTGCATCCTTACCAGTTGCATACCCagtcaaactaaataaattcgGCTCGTTCACAGTGATCCAGTGCTTCACTCTATCTCCAAATGCTTTGAAGCAAAAATCCACATAGTCAGCGTAATCATCCCTAATAAAGAATTATGTGATTGTGAATAACAGTCTGAAATAATTAATACTAAAAAGTCCCAAAAAAAAGGGACAAAAAGAAAAGACCATTCAGTGACAGGTTAATTATCTTACACAACTTTAGAGCTCAAGAATCCACCATACTCATCCTGGAGAGCTTGTGGAAGATCCCAATGGAATAGAGTCACAAAGGGCTTAATGCCTATACACCATAACAACCCACCGACTTAACAATGTGGAACAAATACAACTTATAACAAGATGAAGAGAAGATTAATGAAACTTCACCATTTATTATGAGGTCGTTGATGAGATTATTGTAGAAATCAACACCTTGCTGGTTGACTCCCCTGTCAATTTTTCCCTCTGCATACAAAGTTCTGATGACAATaccatatgtgtgtgtgtgtatatatatatatatatgaggcaTGCACTTGGAGAAACGAAGTAATTTAATTTACTGGTTTTGATCATACATATGAAATTTATTGATCCTAATTGTGTGCATCCTGATAATGTTTCTTTTGCTAAGAAtctgatacgaaccttaggagaatcacacctcaaaagctagctattgagatgggagagtccaaggtcatataaaccccatactagttgcccatactttctaatgtgggatccaagtcccatgccttacacttgggatcctaacataccactaTGCTCCGTAGCCCTGGCACCCACGcgggctggctgtgcgctagctccctagctagccccgggcgaacactgcaatgccggcgtcaccacccgcaccgcacgattgcaactgggagacatggtgacgactttgataccaaatgatacgaaccttaggagaatcacacctcaaaaactagctattgagatgggagaacCCAAgatcatataaaccccacactggttgcccatactttccaatgtgggatccaagtcctaTATCTtacacttgagatcctaacagaATCACAGATGGCACCAGAAGAAACATAAATCGATAATTAGGGATATGAGAGGTCATGCAATTTATTGGTAACTTTTGGGAAATGGATACAATCTAAGAACTTATTTGAATCATTCAGAGATATATGATTCATGTATATGTACAAtgataaagttgaagaaatcATCTAACCAGGTAAAATTCTGGACCATGATAAGGAGAATCTGAAAGAGTCCAGACCAACTTCCTTCATCAAAGCAATGTCGTCCTATGACATAATATTtgtcaaatatattttcaattaaatataattatcactaaataaaaaagtaaaataatatgtataggATTGAGTATAATttagaaaatgtaattttattctaaaataaagtaATGCCGGCCAGATATATGGTAAGGTTATACCTTATAATTCTCATAAAAATTGTCAGCGACATTTCCATTACTGTGATCCAAAATTTTTTCTGTCAAGGCAGCACAGAATGTGAGTAAACTGCAAACTTCAATTGGGAAACAGTAAAATTATGTCTTTTAGGATAATTTGCTCCTCAAACAAAACAAGGAGGCAGAATCCTGAGCCCACCTTGATTCCTTTAATTTAAGAAACCATGATAATCCATTGCATCTTATCTACTTTACAGTCTACCCTTGGCTAGGCATTCTTGTCGTTTACTTCGAATCATTACACTCACCTAATCTTTTTTACTAGTCTTAGtgctttaatattttatttcgaCTGTTTTCGGAAAGAAAAAGAGACCTGACTGATTAATGGCGAATATATCCCATATGCTCGGTTTCCTGCCTCCTAATTGTGCTGCTCCTTCATACTGAAAGGACAAGAAGAAAGTAAAACAGACTGTTAAAGgttaatgaatataattttccttCTGAGAAACAGCCTGCCTGATAAGCACTCGACCCAGCTCCGAATATAAAATCTGCCGGAAAGCTACTCCGATTGAACGCAGTAGAGCTAAGAACCGGTATCATCAGACCACCTTTAccacatattaataaatatacgGAGGCTAGAAGATAATACACAAAAGGATGTTTAAGCACTTGAACTTTCATTTTCCAAATGGCCGGCAGCTCAAGAGTTGTCCGGAACTACTTCCTgtctcaaatatataataacattacaagaacaaatatatgtaaaatttgcaGAAATTAAGCAGCTAAGAGTTGCTCATGTGGCAGCAGGTGAAGTATTCATAACAAAGAAGATGTCAAAAGTAGAACCTTCTTATTACAATTTGgctattataattaatataataagacttAGACTTGCATACCCGCGCCTTCAATTTGCAGGTTTAAGTTAAGAGGACAATGATTCTGAATGCCTTTGGTCTCCACGAGGACAAATTATAAGAGAGAGAAACGCAATATCGAGAAGTATGCTTTATTCTCCTCcactatattttttcaattgagtACATAGTTTTGTTATTAGCGAGgaatattatatgtaaaaaaaataatatattattatataattaattaattttaaattaaaaataaaataatatctaattatatagttatatattattatttacacataacattttaatatatatatattatatatatattatttatgtatataattttattattaatatattagctTAAGGACTTGAGACTTTTTTTCCCAGTTTTGAttcttatattgtttttgttcCATTTACCTTATAATTTGGATTGATATGATCAACCTCCTTTTATTAGAATAGATCaatctattatcaaaataatatttgttttgtacAAAGatcatgattttgcttttgattttttaaacttaaaactcgtattgataatttaagaattagtaaatataatttaatcaattttaaatatatatatataatatatatatatatatataataatattatttatatatatttaatcaataattttttaaagtttaatcgaTGTAATATTTACTTAGGAGGAGTGTTATATAATTTGTGAAAGCAATATTGCTTGCTCacatatatttctattttataatgCAAGAAAGAAGAAGTGAGCTCATGACTAGTGTACACATGCATACGATTGGTACAGAAAAAGACTCTTACATACTCAAATTCAGATTCCAAAACTATATTGTAGTCAATAGTTATATTTACTGTTTTACCAAAAGGCAAGTCACCTTACAGTCAAAACAACCATGCTATATATGTACAAAGCAACTTGTATGAGAAAGAAAGGCATTGAGATGAACTATTGGGGTGGGTTGGTTGAATGATAGTTGAAATTGGCATAACTATTTGTCGGCCAACTAAACACGCTCCTTTTGTAGGTAACATTACCCCTTTGGCTGCCAAACCCCCACATCCAGAGAGCACATGAGAAATGTTGGGTGGTCAATTAAATAGTGCAACATCTTAGATTCAACAGTCTAAAATGTCACAAGATATTATCTACTTAAACGCATAATTTATCACAATTTTGTTATCATCttcaaatgatatgttatatacatactcaatatttttacaatattttatcgatatgaaatttgtttaaattgttgTACATAATCTATATGTGTATATCCATAGAATTTCTTCTCAAAAATGTAAATTTCTCAATCACTTATTTGAAGTTAGTCAAGTCATTAAACAGGTACAATGATATTGGATATGTTCAACCATGCAGAGAATAACATAGAAGAGCAATTGATGGCAGTATTTTCTTTTCGGAGAAAATTTTTATACCAAAAAGCAGAATGTTTGAGGTATCTTTTTAGCTTTCTGGTGTATTCCACGTAAATGAAACCAAAACGAACCGTATAGCCTGATTTCcattcaaaatcatcaagaaGTGACCATACAGAGTATCCCCTAACGTCAGCCCCCTTCCTGCAAAAGTTCATTCAGCTTCattagtttgtatatataattaatcaaagtCAACCAGCATAGgggaaaaaagaatttaaactGGAAAATAATTGTAATCAAATGCTCAACGGACTTGATAGCTTGCAGGAGATTTGATAGATGAAGTTGGTGGTATATTATCCTCCTCCTATCTTTGAGTGCTTCATCTACTGGTAATGAACTATTGTTTACGTCTGCCACTCCTGAAAATTATAACCACAGTATAAGTTTTCAACAACTAATCaagtttttgcttttcttttcctttcattttgCTCTCgttatcaatatttttaccATTCTCAGTAATATACATGGGAAGGTCGTACTTTTTCTTTAAATACATTACACTTTCTTGTATTCCTCTGGGGTATGAATAAAGCCAGCTAACTCCTGTCtgcaaaaaaatgtttatacgTTAGAATGAATAATGATAAgttataagaataaataaattagaaatactACCTGCTCACCAATTGGAAT contains:
- the LOC123214388 gene encoding lactase-phlorizin hydrolase-like, whose product is MEIRYLLLFFLLTLLLSTTVSSNPLPYSTKLNRSSFPAGFLFGAGSSAYQYEGAVFADGRKTSIWDTFVIEHPEKISDHSTGDVADEFYYLCKEDIGLMKEIGLDSFRFSISWPRVIPHGKLSRGVNWKGVKFYNDLINELLSSGIEPFITLFHWDLPQALEDEYGGFLSPEIVDDFRHYADFCFKEFGDRVKYWITLNEPNLFSKNGYATGEYAPGHCSNYIGNCTEGNSGTEPYLVTHHLILSHAAAANLYRLKYQASQKGIIGLAMDTSWQVPKYQTVSCKKAAVRALDFYFGWIVDPVTYGDYPKTMRDLVGTRLPYFTDEQSVSIKGSLDFLGVNYYTARYAEDSNTSSILLSYTTDSHVNNTVEKNGIPIGEQTGVSWLYSYPRGIQESVMYLKKKYDLPMYITENGVADVNNSSLPVDEALKDRRRIIYHQLHLSNLLQAIKKGADVRGYSVWSLLDDFEWKSGYTVRFGFIYVEYTRKLKRYLKHSAFWYKNFLRKENTAINCSSMLFSAWLNISNIIVPFRTTLELPAIWKMKVQVLKHPFVYYLLASVYLLICGKGGLMIPVLSSTAFNRSSFPADFIFGAGSSAYQYEGAAQLGGRKPSIWDIFAINQSEKILDHSNGNVADNFYENYKDDIALMKEVGLDSFRFSLSWSRILPEGKIDRGVNQQGVDFYNNLINDLIINGIKPFVTLFHWDLPQALQDEYGGFLSSKVVDDYADYVDFCFKAFGDRVKHWITVNEPNLFSLTGYATGKDAPGRCSNYIGSCPEGNSATEPYLVAHHLLLCHATAVDLYKKNYQASQQGVIGITVYTWWTVPKFQTASCKKAASRSFDFFIGWFLHPITYGTYPECMQVLAGDRLPKFTKSESELVKGSIDFVAVNYYTSYYAEDVTSYNSSQPSYTTDSRVNLTYEKNGIPIGEPTSSSWLYIYPEGIREVLVHIKKKYDPPYIYITENGMADANSSSWPVYKAINDTLRIKYYCLHLSFLLKAIKDGVDVRGYYVWSFLDNFEWDSGYTYRFGITYVDFKNGLKRQLKNSGLWFKNFLQKEANVSTNTASLLYSDQ